Proteins from a genomic interval of Halomonas alkaliantarctica:
- a CDS encoding gamma-glutamylcyclotransferase family protein: MIKTVWLKRFLMLIGVGLLSLTGWLWLTMLSPWFYDRPDDLPTIEQRTHQVFVYGTLRYAPIRLAVMGSFGAPQEAVLEGYQRNGLDLSPQPGSNVEGLLLRVDAKELARLDRYERLGVRYERMAITLGDGTRAWVYLRLPEQQNAFVPHTDFTIALVP, encoded by the coding sequence GTGATTAAAACGGTCTGGCTAAAACGCTTTTTGATGTTAATCGGTGTGGGGCTACTCAGCCTAACCGGGTGGCTCTGGTTAACCATGCTCAGCCCGTGGTTTTATGACCGCCCCGATGACCTTCCCACTATCGAACAGCGCACTCATCAGGTCTTTGTGTATGGCACGTTACGCTATGCCCCTATTCGCTTGGCCGTCATGGGTAGCTTCGGTGCCCCACAGGAAGCCGTGCTAGAGGGGTATCAGCGCAACGGTCTCGACCTTTCACCCCAGCCAGGAAGTAACGTAGAAGGCTTATTGTTACGCGTGGATGCCAAAGAGTTGGCTCGCCTTGATCGCTACGAGCGACTGGGGGTTCGCTACGAACGGATGGCAATAACCCTCGGCGATGGCACTCGCGCTTGGGTCTATCTACGCCTCCCAGAGCAACAAAATGCGTTTGTACCGCACACGGACTTCACGATAGCTCTGGTACCATAG